A region from the Variovorax sp. RKNM96 genome encodes:
- a CDS encoding HPr family phosphocarrier protein → MIKKSVTISNKLGLHARASAKLTKLAGSYPCEVWLSRGDRRINAKSIMGVMMLAAGLGSTVELETNGQQEEEAMNAIVQLMDDKFGEGE, encoded by the coding sequence GTGATCAAGAAATCCGTGACCATCAGCAATAAGCTGGGCCTGCACGCACGCGCATCGGCCAAGCTGACCAAGCTCGCAGGCAGCTATCCCTGCGAGGTGTGGCTCTCGCGCGGCGACCGCCGCATCAATGCCAAGAGCATCATGGGCGTCATGATGCTGGCCGCGGGCCTCGGCTCCACCGTCGAGCTAGAGACCAATGGCCAGCAGGAAGAAGAAGCGATGAACGCCATCGTCCAGCTCATGGACGACAAGTTCGGCGAAGGCGAATAA
- the rplP gene encoding 50S ribosomal protein L16, with translation MLQPARRKFRKEQKGRNTGIATTGNSVAFGDFGLKCTDRGRLTARQIEAARRAISRHVKRGGRIWIRVFPDKPISTKPAEVRMGNGKGNPEYYVAEIQPGKIVFEIVGVPEELAREAFRLAAAKLPLRTTFVARQLGA, from the coding sequence ATGCTGCAACCTGCACGCAGAAAGTTCCGCAAGGAACAAAAGGGCCGCAACACCGGCATCGCAACCACGGGTAACTCGGTTGCGTTCGGTGACTTCGGTCTCAAATGCACCGACCGCGGCCGCCTCACGGCGCGCCAGATCGAAGCCGCTCGTCGCGCGATCTCGCGTCACGTGAAGCGCGGTGGCCGTATCTGGATTCGCGTGTTCCCGGACAAGCCGATCTCGACCAAGCCCGCCGAAGTGCGGATGGGTAACGGTAAGGGCAACCCCGAGTACTACGTCGCTGAAATCCAGCCTGGCAAGATCGTGTTCGAGATCGTCGGCGTGCCCGAAGAACTCGCCCGCGAAGCGTTCCGCCTGGCCGCCGCCAAGCTTCCGCTGCGCACGACGTTCGTCGCTCGCCAGCTCGGCGCCTGA
- the rpsQ gene encoding 30S ribosomal protein S17, whose protein sequence is MTEAKKSLKRTLIGKVVSDKRAKTVTVLVERRVKHELYGKIVAKTSKYHAHDEKGEYKLGDTIEITESRPISKTKNWVVTRLVEKAVLV, encoded by the coding sequence ATGACGGAAGCTAAAAAATCCCTCAAGCGCACCTTGATCGGCAAGGTGGTCAGCGACAAGCGTGCCAAGACCGTGACCGTGCTGGTCGAGCGCCGTGTGAAGCACGAGCTCTACGGCAAGATCGTGGCCAAGACGAGCAAGTACCACGCCCATGACGAAAAGGGCGAGTACAAGCTGGGCGACACCATCGAGATCACGGAAAGCCGTCCGATCTCGAAGACCAAGAACTGGGTTGTGACCCGCTTGGTCGAGAAGGCCGTGCTGGTCTGA
- the rpsJ gene encoding 30S ribosomal protein S10, translating into MATKQKIRIRLKAFDYKLIDQSAAEIVDTAKRTGAIVKGPVPLPTRMKRFDILRSPHVNKTSRDQLEIRTHQRLMDIVDPTDKTVDALMKLDLPAGVDVEIKLQ; encoded by the coding sequence ATGGCTACCAAGCAAAAAATCCGCATCCGCCTGAAGGCGTTCGACTACAAGCTGATCGACCAATCGGCTGCCGAAATCGTTGACACCGCCAAGCGCACTGGCGCGATCGTCAAGGGCCCCGTGCCCCTGCCGACCCGCATGAAGCGTTTCGACATCCTGCGTTCGCCGCACGTCAACAAGACGTCGCGCGACCAGCTCGAGATCCGCACGCACCAGCGCCTGATGGACATCGTCGACCCGACCGACAAGACCGTGGACGCGCTGATGAAGCTCGACCTGCCGGCCGGCGTGGACGTCGAGATCAAGCTGCAGTAA
- the rpsS gene encoding 30S ribosomal protein S19 produces MTRSLKKGPFVDHHLVAKADKAVTTKDKKPIKTWSRRSMVLPEFIGLTIAVHNGKQHVPVYITDQMVGHKLGEFALTRTFKGHPADKKVQKK; encoded by the coding sequence ATGACTCGCTCTCTCAAAAAGGGTCCTTTCGTCGACCACCACCTGGTGGCCAAGGCCGACAAGGCCGTGACGACCAAGGACAAGAAGCCGATCAAGACCTGGTCGCGTCGTTCGATGGTTCTGCCCGAGTTCATCGGTCTGACCATCGCCGTGCACAACGGCAAGCAACACGTGCCTGTGTACATCACCGACCAGATGGTCGGCCACAAGCTCGGCGAATTTGCGCTCACGCGCACGTTCAAGGGGCACCCCGCGGACAAAAAAGTCCAGAAGAAGTAA
- the rplV gene encoding 50S ribosomal protein L22 — MSETRAVLRGVRLSVDKGRLVADLIRGKKVDQALNVLQFTQKKAAVIIKKVLESAIANAEHNDGADIDELKVKTIYVEQGATLKRFTARAKGRGNRISKPTCHVYVTVGN, encoded by the coding sequence ATGTCTGAAACACGTGCAGTCCTCCGCGGTGTCCGCCTCTCGGTCGACAAGGGCCGTCTGGTCGCGGACCTCATCCGCGGCAAGAAGGTCGATCAAGCGCTCAACGTTCTGCAGTTCACGCAGAAAAAGGCCGCTGTGATCATCAAGAAGGTGCTCGAGTCGGCAATCGCCAACGCCGAGCACAACGACGGTGCCGACATCGACGAGCTGAAGGTCAAGACCATCTACGTCGAGCAAGGTGCAACGCTCAAGCGCTTCACCGCGCGGGCCAAGGGTCGCGGCAATCGCATCAGCAAGCCCACGTGCCATGTGTACGTGACGGTTGGCAACTAA
- a CDS encoding TlpA disulfide reductase family protein: MKKYIAAAAVALALAVGVGVYLGSGNTAAPASTFVLLDGSQKTTADLKGKVTLVNFWATSCVTCVGEMPKVIATYDKYKSKGYDTLAVAMSYDPPSYVVNFAETRKLPFKVAIDNTGSVAQAWGDVKLTPTTYLVNKQGEIVKRYVGEPDFAELHKLIEKLLAEA; the protein is encoded by the coding sequence ATGAAAAAATACATCGCTGCCGCCGCCGTCGCTCTTGCATTGGCCGTTGGCGTGGGCGTGTACCTCGGCTCCGGCAACACGGCGGCCCCGGCCTCCACCTTCGTGCTGCTGGACGGCAGCCAGAAGACCACCGCCGACCTGAAGGGCAAGGTCACCCTGGTCAACTTCTGGGCCACGAGCTGCGTGACCTGCGTCGGCGAGATGCCCAAGGTCATCGCGACCTACGACAAGTACAAGTCCAAGGGCTACGACACGCTGGCGGTGGCCATGAGCTACGACCCGCCGAGCTACGTCGTCAACTTCGCCGAAACCCGCAAGCTGCCGTTCAAGGTGGCGATCGACAACACCGGCAGCGTGGCGCAGGCCTGGGGCGACGTGAAGCTCACGCCGACCACCTACCTGGTCAACAAGCAGGGCGAGATCGTGAAGCGCTACGTGGGCGAACCCGACTTTGCCGAGCTGCACAAGCTCATCGAGAAGCTGCTCGCCGAGGCCTGA
- the tuf gene encoding elongation factor Tu, whose product MAKGKFTRTKPHVNVGTIGHVDHGKTTLTAAIATVLSAKFGGEAKAYDQIDAAPEEKARGITINTAHVEYETANRHYAHVDCPGHADYVKNMITGAAQMDGAILVCSAADGPMPQTREHILLARQVGVGYIIVFLNKCDMVDDAELLELVEMEVRELLDKYEFPGDDTPIIHGSAKLALEGDKGKLGEEAIMKLAEALDTYIPTPERAVDGTFLMPVEDVFSISGRGTVVTGAVERGVIKVGEEIEIVGIRPTVKTTCTGVEMFRKLLDQGQAGDNVGVLLRGTKREEVERGQVLCKPGSIKPHTHFTAEVYVLSKDEGGRHTPFFNNYRPQFYFRTTDVTGAIELPKDKEMVMPGDNVSITVKLINPIAMEEGLRFAIREGGRTVGSGVVAKILDI is encoded by the coding sequence ATGGCAAAAGGTAAATTCACCCGCACCAAGCCGCACGTGAACGTGGGCACGATCGGTCACGTTGACCACGGCAAGACGACGCTGACGGCTGCGATCGCAACCGTTCTGTCGGCCAAGTTCGGCGGCGAAGCCAAGGCTTACGACCAGATCGACGCAGCGCCCGAAGAAAAGGCCCGCGGCATCACGATCAACACCGCGCACGTCGAGTACGAGACGGCCAACCGCCACTACGCTCACGTGGACTGCCCCGGCCACGCCGACTATGTGAAGAACATGATCACCGGCGCCGCCCAGATGGACGGCGCGATCCTGGTGTGCTCGGCTGCCGACGGCCCGATGCCCCAGACCCGTGAACACATCCTGCTGGCTCGCCAGGTGGGCGTGGGCTACATCATCGTTTTCCTGAACAAGTGCGACATGGTCGACGACGCCGAGCTGCTCGAGCTGGTCGAAATGGAAGTGCGCGAGCTCCTGGACAAGTACGAATTCCCTGGCGACGACACCCCGATCATCCACGGCTCGGCCAAGCTCGCCCTGGAAGGCGACAAGGGCAAGCTGGGCGAAGAAGCCATCATGAAGCTGGCTGAGGCGCTGGACACGTACATCCCGACGCCCGAGCGCGCCGTGGACGGCACGTTCCTGATGCCCGTGGAAGACGTGTTCTCGATCTCGGGTCGCGGCACCGTGGTGACCGGCGCCGTCGAGCGTGGCGTGATCAAGGTCGGCGAGGAAATCGAGATCGTCGGCATCCGCCCGACCGTCAAGACCACCTGCACCGGCGTGGAAATGTTCCGCAAGCTGCTCGATCAAGGCCAGGCTGGCGACAACGTCGGCGTGCTGCTGCGCGGTACCAAGCGCGAAGAAGTCGAGCGCGGCCAAGTGCTGTGCAAGCCCGGCTCGATCAAGCCGCACACGCACTTCACCGCCGAGGTGTATGTGCTGTCCAAGGACGAAGGTGGCCGTCACACGCCGTTCTTCAACAACTACCGTCCGCAGTTCTACTTCCGCACGACGGACGTGACCGGCGCGATCGAGCTGCCCAAGGACAAGGAAATGGTCATGCCTGGCGACAACGTCAGCATCACCGTCAAGCTGATCAACCCGATCGCGATGGAAGAAGGCCTGCGCTTCGCCATCCGTGAAGGCGGCCGTACCGTGGGTTCGGGCGTCGTGGCAAAGATCCTCGACATCTAA
- the rplW gene encoding 50S ribosomal protein L23 — translation MSRVNPTAAERTFEEGRLMAVLVAPIVSEKATMVGEKSNAVTFKVLQDATKPEIKAAVELMFKVEVQGVSVLNTKGKTKRFGKSIGRRDNVRKAYVTLKPGQELNLVGEGA, via the coding sequence ATGAGCCGCGTGAACCCTACCGCCGCTGAACGTACGTTCGAAGAAGGCCGCCTGATGGCGGTGCTGGTCGCCCCGATCGTGTCCGAAAAGGCAACGATGGTCGGCGAGAAGTCGAACGCTGTCACTTTCAAGGTGCTGCAAGACGCCACCAAGCCCGAGATCAAGGCCGCTGTTGAACTGATGTTCAAGGTCGAAGTCCAGGGCGTGTCGGTGCTCAACACCAAGGGCAAGACCAAGCGCTTTGGCAAGTCCATCGGCCGCCGCGACAACGTTCGCAAGGCCTATGTGACGCTCAAGCCCGGTCAAGAGCTCAACCTCGTCGGGGAAGGCGCTTAA
- a CDS encoding GNAT family N-acetyltransferase — MSSSVSRPLPLADTPVVVLLTPDEIHEIDAARAIFRDYAASLNIDLDFQDFDSELAGLPGEYAEPRGTLVLALVDPANIKEEAGRQAPTLQRTDGSMAHVAGCCALRPLDNADYANAAEMKRLFVRPGFRGLGLGRQLAEAILDAARAAGYGCVLLDTLDDMESARALYEDLGFVEVPPYYHNPIAGAHYLKADL; from the coding sequence ATGAGCTCCTCGGTTTCACGCCCCCTGCCGCTGGCGGACACGCCGGTCGTCGTGCTGCTCACGCCCGATGAAATCCACGAGATCGATGCAGCGCGCGCGATCTTTCGCGACTATGCGGCCTCGCTGAACATCGACCTGGACTTCCAGGATTTCGACAGCGAATTGGCCGGCCTGCCGGGTGAATACGCCGAGCCGCGCGGCACGCTGGTGCTGGCGCTCGTGGATCCGGCGAACATCAAGGAAGAAGCCGGTCGGCAGGCTCCGACGCTGCAGCGCACCGATGGCTCGATGGCGCACGTGGCAGGGTGCTGCGCCCTGCGTCCGCTCGACAATGCGGACTATGCGAATGCGGCGGAGATGAAACGGCTGTTCGTGCGACCCGGCTTCCGAGGCCTGGGGCTGGGCCGGCAACTGGCCGAGGCGATCCTCGATGCAGCGCGCGCCGCAGGCTACGGCTGCGTGCTGCTCGACACCCTCGACGACATGGAATCGGCGCGGGCACTCTACGAAGACCTGGGCTTCGTGGAGGTGCCGCCCTACTATCACAACCCCATCGCCGGGGCTCACTACCTCAAGGCCGATCTCTGA
- a CDS encoding peroxiredoxin, with product MIKVGDTLPSATLQEYSEVEGEGCSIGPNAVDVSKASAGKTIALFALPGAFTPTCSAKHVPGYVQHFDDFKAAGVDEIWCVSVNDAFVMGAWARDQKTGAKVRMLADGSADFAKATGLTLDLTGRGMGLRSNRYSMLVKDGKVATLNVEAPGKFEVSDADTLLAQARG from the coding sequence ATGATCAAAGTCGGTGACACCCTTCCTTCGGCAACCCTGCAGGAATATTCCGAAGTCGAAGGCGAAGGCTGCAGCATCGGCCCGAACGCCGTGGACGTGAGCAAGGCCTCGGCCGGCAAGACCATCGCGCTGTTCGCACTGCCGGGCGCCTTCACGCCCACCTGCTCGGCCAAGCACGTGCCGGGCTACGTGCAGCACTTCGACGACTTCAAGGCCGCCGGCGTGGACGAGATCTGGTGCGTGAGCGTGAACGACGCCTTTGTGATGGGCGCCTGGGCGCGCGACCAGAAGACCGGCGCCAAGGTGCGCATGCTGGCCGACGGCAGCGCCGATTTCGCCAAGGCCACCGGACTCACGCTCGACCTGACGGGCCGCGGCATGGGCCTGCGCAGCAACCGCTATTCGATGCTCGTGAAGGACGGTAAGGTCGCGACGCTCAACGTCGAAGCACCGGGCAAGTTCGAAGTGAGCGACGCGGACACGCTGCTGGCGCAAGCCCGCGGCTGA
- the rplD gene encoding 50S ribosomal protein L4 yields MQLELLNEQGQAASKYDAPETVFGRDYNEDLVHQIVVAFQANARQGTRAQKDREQVKHSTKKPFKQKGTGRARAGMTSSPLWRGGGRIFPNMPDENFSQKINKKMYRAGMAAIFSQLAREGRLAVVDSLTVDSPKTKPLAARFKAMNLESVLVIAEEVDENLYLASRNLVNILVVEPRYADPVSLVHYKKVLVTKGAVDKLKEMFA; encoded by the coding sequence ATGCAACTCGAACTCCTGAACGAACAAGGCCAGGCCGCGTCGAAGTACGACGCCCCCGAGACCGTGTTCGGCCGTGACTACAACGAAGACCTGGTTCACCAGATCGTCGTTGCATTCCAGGCCAATGCCCGCCAAGGCACGCGCGCCCAGAAGGACCGCGAGCAGGTCAAGCACTCGACCAAGAAGCCTTTCAAGCAAAAGGGAACGGGCCGCGCCCGTGCCGGTATGACGTCCTCGCCGCTGTGGCGCGGGGGTGGCCGGATTTTCCCGAACATGCCTGACGAAAACTTCTCGCAGAAGATCAACAAGAAGATGTACCGCGCCGGCATGGCCGCCATCTTCTCGCAGCTCGCTCGCGAAGGCCGTCTGGCCGTGGTGGATTCGCTGACCGTGGATTCGCCCAAGACGAAGCCGCTGGCAGCCCGTTTCAAGGCAATGAATCTCGAGTCCGTGCTCGTGATCGCCGAAGAAGTCGACGAAAACCTGTACCTTGCCTCGCGCAATCTGGTCAACATCCTCGTGGTCGAACCCCGTTACGCCGATCCGGTGTCGCTGGTTCACTACAAGAAGGTGCTGGTCACCAAGGGTGCCGTCGACAAGCTCAAGGAGATGTTCGCATGA
- the rpsC gene encoding 30S ribosomal protein S3 translates to MGQKIHPTGFRLAVTRNWSSRWYASDRDFAGMLAEDIKVREYLKKKLKNASVSRVMIERPAKNARITIYSARPGVVIGKKGEDIENLKRELGKQLGVPVAVNIEEVRKPEIDAQLIADSITQQLEKRIMFRRAMKRAMQNAMRLGALGIKIMSAGRLNGIEIARTEWYREGRVPLHTLRADIDYGTSEAKTTYGVIGVKVWVYKGDTLGRNDLPAVETPRPEEERRPRGPRRDGRPGGDRPGSDRRGPGPRAGARGPIGGNTAPADGSDKPAEATGGAGADSKPAVKRVRKAAPAAAADGAKTE, encoded by the coding sequence ATGGGACAGAAAATCCACCCAACCGGGTTCCGCCTTGCGGTCACCCGTAACTGGTCCAGCCGCTGGTACGCAAGCGACCGCGATTTCGCGGGCATGCTGGCCGAAGACATCAAGGTTCGCGAATACCTGAAGAAGAAGCTGAAGAACGCTTCGGTCTCGCGCGTCATGATCGAACGTCCCGCCAAGAACGCTCGCATCACGATCTACTCGGCACGTCCGGGCGTCGTGATCGGCAAGAAGGGCGAAGACATCGAGAACCTCAAGCGCGAACTGGGCAAGCAGCTCGGCGTGCCGGTTGCGGTCAACATCGAAGAAGTGCGCAAGCCCGAAATCGATGCGCAGCTGATCGCCGACAGCATCACGCAGCAGCTCGAAAAGCGGATCATGTTCCGCCGCGCCATGAAGCGCGCCATGCAGAACGCCATGCGTCTGGGTGCCCTGGGCATCAAGATCATGTCGGCTGGCCGCCTGAACGGCATCGAAATCGCACGTACCGAGTGGTACCGCGAAGGCCGCGTGCCGCTTCACACCCTGCGCGCCGACATCGACTACGGCACCTCGGAAGCCAAGACCACCTACGGCGTCATCGGCGTCAAGGTCTGGGTCTACAAGGGCGACACGCTGGGTCGCAACGACCTGCCGGCTGTCGAAACGCCGCGTCCTGAAGAAGAACGTCGTCCGCGCGGTCCGCGCCGCGATGGCCGCCCGGGTGGCGACCGTCCGGGTTCGGATCGTCGTGGTCCCGGCCCCCGTGCCGGTGCCCGAGGCCCGATCGGTGGCAACACCGCTCCGGCCGATGGCAGCGACAAGCCCGCCGAAGCAACCGGCGGTGCCGGTGCAGACTCGAAACCCGCCGTTAAGCGCGTCCGCAAAGCCGCGCCAGCTGCAGCAGCTGACGGTGCCAAGACCGAGTAA
- the rpmC gene encoding 50S ribosomal protein L29 has translation MATRKKKETAAPAKVTKAATLRTKDVAGLEAEIKDLQKAHFGLRMQKATQQLSNTSTLRVTRRDIARAKTILAQKQQETQAAK, from the coding sequence ATGGCAACACGTAAGAAAAAAGAAACCGCGGCTCCGGCCAAGGTCACCAAGGCTGCAACCCTTCGCACGAAGGACGTCGCAGGCCTCGAAGCCGAAATCAAGGACCTGCAGAAGGCCCATTTCGGTCTGCGCATGCAGAAAGCCACGCAACAGCTGTCGAACACCTCGACGCTGCGCGTGACGCGCCGCGACATCGCGCGCGCCAAGACCATTCTTGCGCAGAAGCAGCAAGAAACCCAAGCCGCCAAGTAA
- the rplC gene encoding 50S ribosomal protein L3, with amino-acid sequence MSLSNSLGLLGRKVGMMRLFTDDGDAVPVTVVDVSNNRVTQIKSQETDGYVALQVTFGSRKASRVTKPEAGHLAKAGVEAGEIIQEFRVTAETAGQHKAGGVIAAGSVFSVGQKVDVQGTSIGKGFAGTIKRHNMSSQRASHGNSRSHNVPGSIGMAQDPGRVFPGKRMTGHLGDVTKTTQNLDVFRIDEARQLLLIKGAIPGSKGGFVTVRPAIKAKPQAAEGAK; translated from the coding sequence ATGAGTCTGAGCAACTCCCTCGGGTTGCTGGGCCGCAAGGTGGGGATGATGCGTCTCTTCACCGATGACGGGGACGCAGTTCCTGTCACGGTGGTGGATGTGTCCAACAACCGTGTGACCCAGATCAAGTCCCAAGAGACCGATGGCTACGTCGCCCTGCAGGTGACGTTCGGTTCGCGCAAAGCATCGCGCGTGACCAAGCCCGAAGCCGGCCACCTTGCCAAGGCGGGTGTCGAAGCTGGTGAAATCATCCAGGAATTCCGCGTCACCGCAGAAACCGCAGGTCAGCACAAGGCTGGCGGCGTGATCGCAGCGGGCAGCGTGTTCTCCGTGGGCCAGAAGGTGGACGTGCAAGGCACTTCCATCGGCAAGGGCTTCGCAGGCACGATCAAGCGCCACAACATGAGCTCGCAACGCGCGTCGCACGGTAACAGCCGTTCGCACAACGTTCCCGGCTCGATCGGCATGGCACAAGACCCCGGTCGCGTGTTCCCCGGCAAGCGCATGACGGGTCACCTCGGCGATGTGACCAAGACCACGCAAAACCTCGATGTGTTCCGCATCGACGAAGCGCGTCAACTGCTGCTCATCAAGGGCGCGATCCCGGGTTCGAAGGGTGGCTTCGTCACCGTGCGTCCCGCCATCAAGGCCAAGCCGCAAGCGGCTGAAGGAGCGAAGTAA
- a CDS encoding cytochrome c — protein MTRLASFALAAACAAMSLPAAAQFAKPEDAIKYRQSALFVMSQHFGRLGAMANGRVPYDAAAAAANAEIVAEMAKLPWAAFGPGTEGGKAKPEVWKEDAKFKERQQKLIEETGKLVVAAKAGNIDALKAQFGPTGASCKACHDSFRNQ, from the coding sequence ATGACCCGACTTGCCTCGTTCGCCCTTGCAGCCGCCTGCGCTGCGATGTCCCTGCCCGCCGCGGCCCAGTTCGCCAAGCCCGAGGACGCCATCAAGTACCGCCAGAGCGCGCTGTTCGTGATGAGCCAGCATTTCGGCCGCCTGGGCGCCATGGCCAACGGCCGGGTTCCCTACGACGCCGCAGCGGCTGCGGCCAACGCCGAAATCGTGGCCGAGATGGCCAAGCTGCCCTGGGCCGCCTTCGGCCCCGGCACCGAGGGTGGCAAGGCCAAGCCCGAAGTCTGGAAGGAAGACGCCAAGTTCAAGGAACGCCAGCAGAAGCTGATCGAGGAAACCGGCAAGCTGGTGGTCGCGGCCAAGGCCGGCAACATCGACGCGCTCAAGGCCCAGTTCGGCCCGACCGGTGCGAGCTGCAAGGCCTGCCACGACAGCTTCCGCAACCAGTAA
- a CDS encoding cytochrome b/b6 domain-containing protein encodes MTDTSVAALQATASTAAPTRVWDLPTRLFHWALAVAVLGLIGTGLNGIMEWHFRLGYTVLALLLFRLLWGFVGGRWSRFAAFIYAPGSVVNYLRGRAHPDHLIGHTPLGALSVFAVLAILAFQVATGLLADDEISASGPLTRFVSGAVVSFATGWHKAQGKWIVITLVSLHVLAVLFYVLVKRHRLVRPMVSGDKLVSSANGQVAGSRDDAASRGLALVLFALCAGVAYWVASLRV; translated from the coding sequence ATGACCGACACCTCCGTGGCCGCCCTCCAGGCGACCGCCAGCACCGCGGCCCCTACGCGTGTCTGGGACCTGCCGACACGTCTTTTTCACTGGGCATTGGCCGTTGCCGTGCTCGGCCTGATCGGCACCGGCCTGAACGGCATCATGGAATGGCACTTCCGCCTCGGCTACACGGTGCTTGCGCTGCTGCTGTTCCGGCTGCTGTGGGGCTTCGTGGGCGGACGCTGGTCGCGCTTTGCGGCGTTCATCTACGCGCCGGGCTCAGTCGTCAACTACCTGCGCGGGCGGGCGCACCCGGACCACCTGATCGGGCACACGCCGCTGGGGGCGCTGTCGGTGTTCGCGGTGCTGGCGATCCTGGCGTTCCAGGTCGCCACCGGGCTGTTGGCCGACGACGAGATCTCCGCCTCCGGGCCGCTCACCCGCTTCGTCTCGGGTGCGGTCGTGAGCTTTGCCACCGGCTGGCACAAGGCGCAGGGCAAGTGGATCGTGATCACGCTCGTGAGCCTGCATGTGCTGGCCGTGCTGTTCTACGTACTGGTCAAGCGGCATCGCCTGGTGCGGCCGATGGTGTCGGGCGACAAGCTGGTCTCGAGCGCAAACGGCCAGGTCGCCGGAAGCCGCGACGATGCGGCTTCGCGCGGGCTGGCGCTGGTGCTGTTCGCGCTGTGCGCGGGCGTGGCGTACTGGGTCGCGTCGTTGCGCGTATGA
- the rplB gene encoding 50S ribosomal protein L2 produces the protein MAVIKMKPTSPGQRGAVKISRDHLFKGAPHAPLLEPQFQKAGRNNNGHITIRHRGGGAKHHYRVVDFVRNKDGIPAKVERIEYDPNRTAHIALVCYADGERRYIIAPRGLEAGATLLSGAEAPIRAGNTLPIRNIPVGSTIHCIELQPGKGAQIARSAGTSATLLAREGVYAQVRMRSGEVRRIHIECRATIGEVANEEHSLRQLGKAGVKRHMGIRPTVRGVVMNPVDHPHGGGEGKTGEGRHPVDPWGNLTKGYRTRNNKRTQVFIVSRRKK, from the coding sequence ATGGCCGTCATCAAGATGAAACCCACTTCGCCGGGCCAACGCGGCGCGGTGAAGATTTCGCGTGACCACCTGTTCAAGGGTGCTCCTCACGCCCCCCTGCTGGAACCCCAGTTCCAGAAGGCCGGCCGTAACAACAACGGTCACATCACGATCCGTCATCGTGGCGGCGGTGCCAAGCACCACTACCGCGTTGTCGACTTCGTGCGCAACAAGGACGGCATCCCGGCCAAGGTCGAACGCATCGAGTACGACCCGAACCGCACCGCCCACATCGCTCTGGTCTGCTACGCCGACGGCGAGCGCCGCTACATCATCGCCCCGCGCGGTCTTGAAGCCGGTGCAACGCTGTTGTCGGGCGCCGAAGCCCCGATCCGCGCCGGCAACACCCTGCCGATCCGCAACATCCCGGTCGGCTCGACGATCCACTGCATCGAACTGCAACCCGGCAAGGGCGCGCAGATCGCGCGTTCGGCCGGTACGTCGGCCACGCTGCTGGCTCGCGAAGGCGTCTACGCCCAGGTCCGCATGCGTTCGGGTGAGGTGCGTCGCATCCACATCGAATGCCGCGCAACCATCGGCGAAGTGGCCAACGAAGAGCACAGCCTGCGCCAACTCGGCAAGGCCGGTGTGAAGCGTCACATGGGTATTCGCCCGACCGTTCGCGGTGTGGTGATGAACCCGGTCGACCACCCGCACGGTGGTGGCGAAGGCAAGACTGGCGAAGGCCGCCACCCTGTCGACCCATGGGGCAACCTGACCAAGGGCTATCGCACCCGTAACAACAAGCGCACGCAGGTCTTCATCGTGTCGCGTCGCAAGAAGTAA
- a CDS encoding PTS fructose transporter subunit IIA: MNSILIIAHSPFAQALRQCALHVFPDCEQAVVALDVLPNVSPEETLAAARITLQQQLHAPRSQVLVLADVFGATPCNVAQKLVDGVHSKLVAGVNLPMLLRAVTYRHEPLDTLVQRAIAGGTAGVMQVAVAAPQNQAKRKHSDQEIRDHQQ, translated from the coding sequence ATGAACAGCATCCTCATTATCGCCCACTCACCGTTCGCGCAGGCGCTGCGGCAGTGCGCGCTGCATGTGTTTCCAGACTGCGAGCAGGCCGTCGTCGCGCTCGATGTGCTGCCCAACGTGTCGCCCGAGGAAACGCTGGCCGCCGCCCGCATCACGCTCCAGCAGCAGCTGCACGCCCCGCGCTCGCAGGTGCTGGTGCTGGCCGACGTGTTCGGCGCCACGCCCTGCAACGTGGCGCAGAAGCTGGTGGACGGCGTCCATTCGAAGCTGGTGGCCGGCGTCAACCTGCCGATGCTGCTGCGCGCCGTCACCTACCGCCACGAACCGCTCGACACGCTCGTGCAGCGCGCCATCGCGGGTGGCACCGCAGGCGTCATGCAGGTGGCGGTGGCGGCTCCCCAGAACCAGGCAAAAAGAAAGCACAGTGATCAAGAAATCCGTGACCATCAGCAATAA